A single Stigmatopora argus isolate UIUO_Sarg chromosome 7, RoL_Sarg_1.0, whole genome shotgun sequence DNA region contains:
- the cyp4v2a gene encoding cytochrome P450 4V8, which produces MAVVAYGAALAVGLLVALSALVYQRLRGYLRKWVMMKPIQAVGPTYPLLGNALDLKTDAVEFFQQILGYTNEFRQAPLIKMWLGTVPFVILFHAETVEPIVSNPAHMDKSSVYSFLHPWLGTGLLTSTGAKWRERRKMLTPTFHFSILQDFLEVMNEQAQVLVDKLSSRVGAGPFDCFNDVTLCALDIICETAMGRKVHAQSNSESEYVRSIYKMSDIISRRQRAPWFWPNLTYKYFGEANVHDSTLKTLHSFTMEVIRERAQSLKTSDGTGVEDRKRRAFLDMLLQTKDQDGNAMSHGDIQEEVDTFMFEGHDTTAASMNWALHLLGSHSDVHRKVQRELQEVFGESERVASMEDLRRLKYLECVIKEALRLFPSVPFFGRSIRQDTIINGFKVPAGTNAVVLPFALHRDPRYFPEPEEFRPERFLPENCLDRPPYAYIPFSAGLRNCIGQRFAMMEEKVVLSSILRKFQVTATQSRAELLPTAGLILRPENGIWIRLEKCP; this is translated from the exons ATGGCCGTGGTCGCCTATGGCGCCGCGCTGGCGGTGGGCCTGCTGGTGGCGCTGTCGGCACTGGTCTACCAGAGGCTGAGAGGCTACCTGAGAAAATGGGTCATGATGAAGCCCATCCAGGCCGTGGGGCCCACGTACCCCCTGCTGGGGAACGCGCTGGACTTGAAGACCGACGCCGTAG aGTTCTTCCAGCAAATTCTGGGTTACACCAACGAGTTCCGCCAGGCCCCGCTGATCAAAATGTGGCTGGGGACCGTGCCCTTTGTCATTCTCTTTCACGCCGAGACCGTGGAG CCTATTGTGAGCAACCCCGCCCACATGGACAAATCCAGTGTCTACAGCTTCCTCCACCCGTGGCTCGGAACCGGTCTCCTCACCAG CACGGGCGCAAAGTGGCGCGAGCGTCGCAAGATGCTGACGCCGACCTTCCACTTCAGCATCTTGCAAGACTTCCTGGAAGTGATGAACGAGCAGGCCCAAGTCCTGGTGGACAAGTTGTCCTCGCGGGTTGGCGCCGGTCCCTTTGACTGCTTCAACGACGTCACCCTGTGCGCCTTGGACATCATCTGCG AAACGGCCATGGGAAGAAAAGTCCACGCTCAGAGCAATTCCGAGTCCGAGTACGTCCGGAGCATCTACAA AATGAGCGATATCATCAGTCGCCGGCAGAGGGCGCCGTGGTTCTGGCCCAACTTGACTTACAAATACTTTGGCGAGGCCAACGTGCACGACAGCACGCTCAAAACGTTGCATTCCTTCACCATGGAG GTGATCCGCGAACGAGCCCAGAGTCTGAAGACGAGCGACGGGACGGGGGTGGAGGACAGGAAGAGGCGAGCGTTTCTCGACATGCTGCTCCAGACCAAAGACCAAGACGGGAACGCCATGAGCCATGGGGACATTCAGGAGGAAGTGGACACCTTCATGTTTGAG GGCCACGACACGACGGCGGCTTCCATGAATTGGGCGCTTCACCTGCTGGGCTCTCACTCCGACGTGCACCGCAAAGTTCAACGCGAGCTCCAGGAAGTTTTCG gcgaGTCGGAACGTGTGGCTAGCATGGAGGACCTCAGGCGGCTCAAGTACTTGGAGTGCGTCATCAAGGAGGCCCTGCGCCTCTTTCCCTCCGTGCCCTTCTTTGGACGCAGCATCCGCCAAGACACCATCATCA ACGGTTTCAAGGTACCCGCCGGCACCAACGCGGTGGTCCTCCCCTTCGCCCTCCACCGAGATCCCCGCTACTTCCCCGAGCCCGAGGAGTTCCGACCCGAACGCTTCCTGCCGGAAAATTGCCTGGACCGACCGCCGTACGCGTACATTCCCTTCTCCGCCGGGCTCCGCAACTGCATCG GTCAGCGTTTTGCCATGATGGAGGAGAAGGTGGTGCTGTCGTCCATTTTGCGCAAATTCCAGGTGACAGCCACTCAGTCGCGAGCGGAGCTCCTTCCGACGGCCGGCCTCATCTTGCGACCCGAGAATGGCATCTGGATCCGTTTGGAAAAGTGTCCCtga